One Engystomops pustulosus chromosome 7, aEngPut4.maternal, whole genome shotgun sequence DNA window includes the following coding sequences:
- the LOC140071164 gene encoding interferon-induced transmembrane protein 3-like, which translates to MWCLCRIFKCIRNATFSMDSDGMSLPIFTNAHSGGLINSGHNLPGNAHSTVVVIQEDPQLIRDDLIWSIFNIIHCNAFCLGLVALSYSVKSRDRKLFKDYVGAREYGATARKFNIAALAVTVVVTFSLIIIYFTVIFTVFPRI; encoded by the exons ATGTGGTGTCTTTGtcgcatttttaaatgcatccgaAACGCAA CCTTCAGCATGGATTCAGACGGTATGTCACTTCCCATTTTCACAAATGCACATTCTGGAGGACTTATAAACTCCGGCCACAACCTGCCAGGAAATGCTCATTCCACAGTGGTGGTCATACAGGAAGATCCCCAACTTATACGAGATGACTTGATTTGGTCCATCTTCAACATTATTCATTGCAACGCATTCTGCCTGGGATTAGTGGCGCTGTCATACTCTGTAAAG TCCCGAGATCGGAAACTTTTTAAAGATTACGTTGGAGCAAGAGAATATGGCGCCACTGCTCGGAAATTCAACATTGCCGCACTAGCTGTAACAGTTGTAGTCACCTTTTCCTTAATCATAATCTACTTCactgtgattttcactgtttttcCAAGGATTtaa